The Liolophura sinensis isolate JHLJ2023 chromosome 6, CUHK_Ljap_v2, whole genome shotgun sequence genomic sequence GTAATGTCATATATCTCATCTTAGAGTTGTAAATCCCTGAGTTTGGAAGCATTTTCATCTAGCCCCTCAAATTCCAGTCTGTTTCCATATCTAAGtgatttaaacaatatttactTCAATGACTGGGAAAACGGATAGGCTCGGATAGGTTCAGTGCTTCTTCACAGCAGAATTATATCTTTTGACAGAGAGACAATCCCAGTTTTAGAAAAATATACaggaatatattatatatatttaaattaaactCACTTATACATAAAACTCATCTATGTGGTGGAAAAGCATATGTATTATTACGAAAGAAATTTCAGTGTGGTACATCCATGATGGTCTATACTTTGAGGCTGTGTATATGCCTCATTtgggtgtaaaaataaaatcgtGTTTTTAAGGAAGGAAGTTGAACGCTATAACTGAAACAGCATCCCTATACAACACTGTGTTGTTGCCCATATTCAGCTCTACCAAAATCGCCTTTCGTATAAAAGTGACACATAACGCCACAAGCTCTGCACATCGATGTGTTGGTCGATTacattattgcaaagaaaatgcgGTTAGAATACtattcaaatgttttcttttcctctaATACATCAATCAGTGACTCAGATTGTTTACAAGTACATCAATTTGTCAATCAGCCGAGATGTTCTTTTTCAACAATGAAtgcctttttgtcttttttacagaagactgtaaTGGCTTACAATTTATGCAATCTATGGAAATTGACCCAAATACTGGATTAATGTGGGCCATAGACGGTGGTCGGACAGCATTATTCGAACCCAATGCCACAAGAAACTCTTGTCCCGCCAAAGTCGTTGGATATAACTTAGAGACCAAGAAAGAGGTACTTCGTTATACATTTCCGGCGGAAGTTGTTCCGagaaaaaacagttttcttaACGACGTTGTTCTAGATTACGTCAACGGTACCGTCGGTTACCTTTAGATCATTAATCCTGCCATAGTGGTGGTCGATGTAAAAGGAAAGCGTTCTTACCGACTCGAAGACCCTGAATCGATGGCGCCGCGAGAAAGCCTACCAGTTGATATCGACGGAACACCATTCGATCCCAAACTTGGCATCAACGGAATAGCCATGTCGTCGGATTTCCGTTACGTGTACTTCTCGTCGATCAACGTGTTGAAGTTGCATCAAGTCCCCACTGGTGTTCTTCGAAATCAAGCCTCTAGTATATCCTCTGCTATTCGTGTCGTCGGCGTTTAACAATCTCAGTCTGACGGCATGGTCTACGCACATAATAACCTGTACTACGGAGGCCTCAACGACAGTACCGTTATGCGTTGGAACGTTGCCAGCGACATCAAATCGACGCCGAGTGGGTCGAAAGGGGAGGCAACACTTGATACCCTCCTTAAAGATGACCAAAAAATAGCGAGGCCCGATACAATGGCAATCGATCAGGACGGGTACCTGTGGGTTACCGCTTCAAATGCTGGACGCATCTTTCTTGGGCAGCCTCGATTTTTCAAGGATCATTCGCACTTACATCGGGGAAAAGCGCTACCTTGTAAAGAGGGAGGACGTAAATGCAGTTAGCCGAGTAACGTTGGCACAGACGCTCCTGTCTTTTTGCCTGTATGCAACCCTCTATATGGTCAAGTAAAAAGTCCATTATTACTTTGCAGAATACGGCATAACCATGTACTTCGAGTACATGTACTAattcaaaaaaaattaacatgaacGCTAATTGAAACACAATGTACTCTTAGAACAAAATCGGCggctaaatacaaaataaagtttttattaGTGGTATATTCCCACATTGAAAGCacttaattaaaaaaatatatttttactgatGCTCATATGAAAAGAAGTGATTTATTGCAACATATCAAAGACACAAAATGAGTAGAaaaagctttttgtttttatttttctttgtttacatcAGGGGCCGATTTCGTGTAGCACACTTAGTTAAGTAAGCCCGTGTGTGGTAGAgctataaagtgcacttagctaagggctactcaCACTAAGTACGCTACTTTTACTAAGtacgcttcatgaaaccggcccctggtGACTTAAAAAGCAACCGCAGGATTATCCTAATAGAAATGGTGTACTGCTTTACTCTGGTGCCCTCAACCCTTAAAGATGGTCCCCGTCTATAAACTGTTTGCGCGTGGCTGCTTGTCGAAGAGCTCGGTGCAGcgaaaaaaatttacatttggttCCTTATTTGGTTCTAACTTTCCTTCCACCTGTGTAGCATGCCAAAGAACTTAGTCGTGTGCCTTGAAGAACCAATCTTTCTTAGAgtgtaaagaaaagaaagttaACGTGGGTTTCTTATGACGTATCCAATAATAATGTTACTGGTGAggcaagataaaaaaatatgcaaggAATTCGTAAAACTGTCACATCTGGCAATTGTGGTTCATTTTTGTGACTGACGGTTTATATGGACACACCTCAGCGACGCTTCATCTGACGGAAAGCAACTTAAGTCATGTAAGACAAGGCAGTGAAACAACGTTCTCCTGTCAACATGGTTGCAAGAATGTATAAACCATGCACAAGACAGCCATAGGCCCTGAACATTTCGTGTTTATATCTGCTaggaaaatttgatttgattggtgttgtacccggtactcgagaatatttcacttatacgacggtgggaggaaactgggccaagccctggggaaacccacgaccgtccgcaggttgctgcaggccttcccacgtacggccggagaggaagccgggatgagctgtacttgaactcatagtTGGTTGGAAGAGGCTACCTCCTGAAAAAGATCTAACTCTAAGTAATTGCCCGAGTGTAGGTCAGTGTAAAATGAAAAAGCATTTGCTGCGGGAAAATTTGCGGTTCCTTATACATCATGGCCGGAAATCGAAAGGGAGACACGTGCGGGTTATGGTATACCACAGTGTGCAGAGGTTTATGAGAAAGATCAAAGCGCAATAGGCCTGGTGTTTAAGGTAGACATGATTCCCATACCAGAAGGAGGCGACCTACAATAAGTCAGGTCCGTGTACGTACATACCGAGGAAATTATCTTTTCTGTATGATAGGTTTCACAGTGTGCTCAGTTTCCTTGGCTGACACAAGactaaaaataatgaaaacagaaTTGTTCCGGACCAAATTATTACATTAATAACCAAAATGCTGTTCCAATTAAAAGTCCTGTCCTGTAATACTAGTAATCGGTACTAAtaattcataaaaatattaacattaaataaatttgtaaaatgcACGCGTCTGCAAATGGAAGAAGTAAGTGGCCTGTGCATCAAACCAGCTCCACTAGGTGTAATCTCGGAAGAGCATTGGATATGCTTTATGAACGGGTAAGTCATATTGGTTacgaccggccccgatagctgATTTGGTAGAGccgtagatccagggtcaaccctgggtggggtcacacctaagacctgaaaagaggaacatggcgttcagcattaaggggatagtgcaacaactggttgacccgtatcaatataatgacTCGCttggggccgcttacttgccttcgataagtcctttttcagtgaagcagaaccTGATACAAGATCgacggaaatccgtcctacagcAATGAGACACATTACGTGCACCCTAAAGGGTCATATGTGTGAGTGAAAAATGTTACGTACGaggttaaactccaagcattcactcatATTGGTTACGTGCGGTGAAGAGTGTTGAACGAATTGTCTTATTTTAAATAAACCTTTACTTTAGCAATAGTTGATTGGCATTGAAGAGCTGAATCCCATGAATGCGTATCTTATCAACGAACTCTTGATTTGATTCATTCACATGTTTGACCATATACATGACATGAAGCATGTTGTAAGCGGCTTTAGATTATACCAAAATAAACACCTCCATGTGTTTAAAATCTGTTACAGGCTATAGATGGAAGTGTTTAAGATATAAACACATCAGGGCGTTTATTTATACTAAACAGTATGATTAACGTTAAATGTTATGTTAATGAAGTAAACATCTCCTTGCTTTCACTCACAAAAAACTTTGTGCTTAAGAGAATAAACAtcatgtcaataaaataagcaCATAACTAAACGTACCgaaatgtttaaaatctgttatatttatgtgtttaattATACGTTCATTTCCTAAACGCTTGGTTTTACAGTGATGAAATGTATTAATGTTATCAACACGCTCCTTTGTACAACTCTGCCAAACGATAATAAGGCCAGAGTATGCCGTATATATTTTGGTCGTATTTAATTTGATCTAcccattctaaaaaaaaaaggccaaagAGTGACGACACGTACATGGCTATGGAGTACATACGCTCAGCTCGGCGTGTACGGATTGAGTGACCGAATATGTTTTGTACAATCACAATTGTTAAGGTGGCGCCTATTGGAAAATTTAGGTACACCGTAAAAAAATGTTGGTTCATATATAAGTGGCTGATTTCGGTGCACGAATGCCATGCGCCAAACTGTAGAAGATACACTTATCATCATTTTGGACATGCATACCATGCAAATTATTTAAATGAGAAAGACAATAGTTTCCCCGTCTGTTAACTGAACTCTAAATCAACATAATGGTCAATGTGTTGCAGTTTAGGCCTACAGTCAAACAGCATACCCGTAGCCTGTAGTGTAGAAAAGGTAATGGTCGTTTGTTAGAAGTTTGAAGTATACTGTTTTTAATCTCCACTGGCTAGAAAACTATTACATGCTCAGCCATTGTATATCCAACATGATGGCAGACATATCTCCTACAGGACATAGAGAACATTTTGATGAATGACATTTCTAATTTGACACGAAAACCTGTATGGACTGAAATATATACTCCATACCTCTTGAATTTCATAATTCCTATTTTGCGCCCGAACGACTCTTTTTCTGCTACTCAGACCaattaaatgtgacaaaaagacGTTAATTGCCTTAATTCTGCTGAAGTGTGTGGGTTGCAATGCCTCACATTGAAAGAATTTCTTGTCTAATTTCGTCATTTTCGTCGtcacaaaatgtgtttgttatCAATAATTCTCTGAGGAAGGCAAGGAGCGTATATCACCCCCACagcaaaatattcaaattctaAAACACTAAGAGGGCGGTCAACCTCGACGGGTTGAAGAATGAGTTCCAACAAAGGGAGAATACTGTGCTAACCACTATTACCAGATAAAGCAAAACTATACAGCGTGTCCAAAACGATGGTAAATCGTTTAAAAGATACTTGGATACAGATTCGGGTGAGCACCAGAATGCAATGGATTGGTGCATAAAATTTCATCAGAATTTGTCCGTGTACCTTAGCTTCTTCCGTGAAGTTGCTAAACGCCAGTAGAAACAGGCCTAACCTCTGTGAATATCTTCGGATAATAACCATTGAAGCATTTGATCTAATTTGTCAGAGTCACTAGACAGATGGTGTTAATCAAAGTGCAGAGTGTGTCAAGTTATGGTCTGTAATaaggtgttttattttttgtcggTCACATATTGGGCAAATATGAATTGATGGTAATGATTGTATTATCTATAAATCAACAATAGCCtacattattaattattaaacgGCACGCTGTttaaatgaattacatgtagtctCAAATTATCCACACGTTTCACCATAAGTTAAAAAGCTATTTAGAGGCTGAACATTTTACCAAAGATTCAACCTGTGTACGTTAAGATTACTCACGGCATACATATGTGTcgacgtatacatgtaagtgaaatagcacctaaaaagaaaaaaaaaacgtttccGGAAAACGAGTAGGAGGGCAATGATTGGTCAGATATTAGAGAATATTTGACAAAAGTGCTGTGACTGAGTGTTCTTTCCATAAGATAATGCTTCCAAAGTTAGTGTCAAGTTAATTGCTGTGATTCCGGGTGACAGAAATTATTTTCGCCGATCAGGAGACACTTCTATAACTAGTTAGTTGTTGCCATGGTGATTTTAACCACCACCGGTTTgtcttctgatttatttcaagaaaattGTCGCCTGTcaacatgtatgttattttcaCGTATGTTTTAAACGTAGTCTCAAGCTTTCAAGCAGCTGCATGAGCTATGTGGGTCAACAAAAATTTGCCTGAATAGCATTTTTTTGGTGTTCTCATCTCACAGGTTTCACAGATAATAAAGGCGGGTTTTTTTTAGACAGTACTGGAATTGATATACCAACAGTGAGCTAGGACACATTGGTGTGGAGGAAGATGAAGGAAACATATGGAGACCAGAAAAATGTCCTGCTGACACACAGCAACACTCGCCTAATTGGGAACAACACAATTTCACTTTCATCTTCCGGACATGAGGGTTAAAAACCGGAAAGGCAGACGAATGAACGGTACAGATAAGCCTGTTTCTCCAAAGAAACGATCGTCAGGTAGGACTGAGATGCTTAGCCTAACCTTTAAGGCCTATATGAACGCCAGTCAAAAGG encodes the following:
- the LOC135467424 gene encoding major royal jelly protein 1-like codes for the protein MRQAFIQTGKYIPQNNGVSGIKVYKGDVYATMPRYFDGVPASLNKIVTKDGEAVMQPFPDWDNYTIEDCNGLQFMQSMEIDPNTGLMWAIDGGRTALFEPNATRNSCPAKVVGYNLETKKEIINPAIVVVDVKGKRSYRLEDPESMAPRESLPVDIDGTPFDPKLGINGIAMSSDFRYVYFSSINVLKLHQVPTGVLRNQASNDQKIARPDTMAIDQDGYLWVTASNAGRIFLGQPRFFKDHSHLHRGKALPCKEGGRKCS